A genomic segment from Nocardia cyriacigeorgica GUH-2 encodes:
- a CDS encoding aspartate carbamoyltransferase catalytic subunit, with amino-acid sequence MRHLLTVADLHRDTATELLDEAERFEQALLGREVHKLPTLRGRTVMTVFFENSTRTRVSFEVAGKWMSADVINVSASSSSVAKGESLRDTALTLHAAGADALIVRHPASGAAHQIARWFEDWARTAGGSVPAVINAGDGTHQHPTQALLDALTLRQRLGTIEGRRVVIVGDILHSRVARSNAFLLSTLGAEVVLVAPRTLLPTGVEGWPVRISHSLDAELPGADAVLMLRVQAERMNGGFFPSAREYAVNYGLSERRLALLDEHAVVLHPGPMLRGMEIASSVADSPKAAVLQQVTNGVHMRMAVLFRLLVGTQEAVA; translated from the coding sequence GTGAGGCATCTACTGACGGTCGCCGACCTGCACCGCGACACCGCGACCGAACTGCTCGACGAGGCCGAGCGCTTCGAGCAGGCGCTGCTGGGCCGCGAGGTACACAAGCTGCCCACCCTGCGCGGGCGCACCGTGATGACGGTGTTCTTCGAGAACTCCACCCGCACCCGGGTCTCGTTCGAGGTCGCGGGCAAATGGATGAGCGCCGACGTCATCAACGTCAGCGCCAGCAGCTCCTCGGTCGCCAAGGGCGAGTCGCTGCGCGATACCGCGCTCACCCTGCACGCCGCCGGCGCCGACGCGCTGATCGTGCGGCATCCGGCCTCTGGCGCCGCGCATCAGATCGCGCGCTGGTTCGAGGACTGGGCCCGCACCGCCGGCGGATCGGTCCCCGCGGTCATCAATGCCGGTGACGGCACCCATCAGCACCCCACCCAGGCCCTGCTCGACGCGCTGACCCTGCGTCAGCGCCTGGGCACCATCGAGGGCAGGCGCGTGGTGATCGTCGGCGACATCCTGCACAGCCGGGTCGCCCGCTCCAACGCCTTCCTGCTGTCCACCCTGGGCGCGGAGGTCGTGCTGGTCGCGCCGCGCACCCTGCTGCCGACCGGGGTGGAGGGCTGGCCGGTGCGGATCTCGCACAGCCTCGACGCCGAACTGCCCGGCGCCGACGCGGTGCTGATGCTGCGAGTGCAGGCCGAACGGATGAACGGCGGATTCTTCCCGTCGGCGCGCGAATACGCGGTGAACTACGGCCTGTCCGAACGCAGGCTGGCACTGCTCGACGAGCACGCGGTGGTGCTGCATCCGGGCCCGATGCTGCGCGGCATGGAAATCGCGTCGTCGGTGGCGGATTCGCCCAAGGCAGCGGTGCTGCAACAGGTGACGAACGGAGTGCATATGCGAATGGCGGTGCTGTTCCGGCTGCTGGTGGGGACTCAGGAGGCGGTGGCGTGA
- the pyrR gene encoding bifunctional pyr operon transcriptional regulator/uracil phosphoribosyltransferase PyrR yields the protein MAVPEERAAASGAAEATSAGSGDAAGASAPSERHTPQWVAAGRELLSPSDVGRTIARIAHQIIEKTALDSGDPAAPRVVLIGIPTRGTTLAARLADKIEEFSGVRPALGSLDITLYRDDLRSRPHRPLERTSVPEGGIEDALVVLVDDVLFSGRTVRSALDGLRDLGRPRAVQLAVLVDRGHRELPIRADFVGKNVPTARSEDISVLLTEHDGRDGVYLHQEEA from the coding sequence ATGGCTGTGCCCGAAGAACGGGCAGCCGCGTCCGGCGCTGCCGAAGCGACGTCGGCGGGCAGCGGCGACGCCGCTGGGGCGAGCGCCCCCTCGGAGCGGCACACTCCGCAATGGGTTGCGGCGGGACGGGAACTGTTGTCTCCCTCCGACGTCGGCCGCACCATCGCGCGCATCGCGCATCAAATCATCGAGAAGACCGCCCTGGATTCGGGCGATCCCGCCGCGCCCCGCGTGGTGCTGATCGGCATCCCGACCCGCGGCACCACCCTGGCGGCCCGGCTCGCGGACAAGATCGAGGAATTCTCCGGTGTCCGCCCGGCCCTCGGCTCGCTCGACATCACCCTCTACCGCGACGATCTGCGCAGCCGCCCGCATCGCCCGCTCGAACGCACCTCGGTGCCCGAGGGCGGCATCGAGGACGCGCTCGTCGTGCTCGTCGACGACGTGCTGTTCTCCGGCCGCACCGTGCGCTCGGCCCTCGACGGCCTGCGCGATCTGGGCCGCCCCCGCGCCGTGCAGTTGGCGGTGCTGGTCGACCGTGGCCACCGGGAGCTGCCGATCCGCGCCGACTTCGTCGGCAAGAACGTGCCGACCGCGCGCAGCGAGGACATTTCGGTGCTGCTCACCGAACACGACGGCCGCGACGGTGTGTACCTGCACCAGGAGGAAGCGTGA
- a CDS encoding SAM-dependent methyltransferase, which yields MSDDTRSIPTAGVAMTAIGVALIRVMEGRRPDRLYHDPLAEAFVEAARPGFDDDRWARFEALADQFYERRSVAVKLVDDHVLEAAATGCEQFVLLGAGLDTRAFRLGLPSGVGFFEIDLPELFAFKEPVLAAEQARPTCARQVVSADLSGDWARALRASGFRADLPTQWVDEGVLGYLSREHAYDVAAAVTELSAPGSRFGIARVAVEQAAPQYRALRRLVSEDGNQDRPITGLGPDGAAWFAAHGWQTSFRGWDELTAGYGRPVAMNDPEAGNILAVRQ from the coding sequence ATGTCAGACGACACCCGATCGATTCCGACCGCCGGGGTAGCGATGACCGCGATCGGCGTTGCGCTCATCCGAGTGATGGAAGGCCGGCGACCCGACCGGCTCTACCACGATCCGCTCGCCGAGGCATTCGTAGAGGCCGCGCGGCCAGGTTTCGACGACGACCGCTGGGCGCGCTTCGAAGCCCTGGCCGACCAGTTCTACGAACGACGCTCCGTTGCGGTGAAACTGGTCGACGACCACGTGCTGGAAGCGGCCGCGACTGGTTGTGAACAGTTCGTGCTGCTCGGCGCCGGCCTCGATACCAGAGCCTTCCGGCTCGGGCTCCCATCCGGCGTCGGCTTCTTCGAGATCGACCTTCCGGAACTATTCGCGTTCAAGGAACCTGTGCTGGCCGCCGAGCAGGCGCGCCCGACTTGCGCGCGGCAGGTCGTTTCCGCGGATCTGTCCGGGGATTGGGCGCGAGCGCTGCGTGCGAGCGGTTTCCGTGCCGACCTGCCGACCCAGTGGGTCGATGAGGGAGTGCTCGGTTATCTGTCACGTGAACACGCCTACGATGTCGCCGCCGCCGTGACCGAACTGTCGGCGCCCGGCAGCCGGTTCGGCATCGCCCGTGTCGCGGTCGAACAGGCTGCGCCGCAGTATCGGGCGCTGCGCCGGCTGGTCTCCGAAGATGGCAACCAGGATCGCCCGATCACCGGTCTCGGCCCGGATGGCGCCGCATGGTTCGCTGCCCACGGTTGGCAGACGAGTTTCCGCGGCTGGGACGAACTCACGGCGGGCTACGGCCGTCCCGTCGCCATGAATGATCCGGAGGCGGGCAACATCCTCGCCGTCCGGCAATGA
- the cycA gene encoding D-serine/D-alanine/glycine transporter: protein MAVLQSDGGSGDNENPAGGTEGPGHLSRQLANRHIQLIAIGGAIGTGLFMGSGKTISLAGPSVILVYMIIGFFLFFVMRAMGELLLSNSEYKSFSDFAGDLLGPWAGFFTGWTYWFCWVVTGIADVVAIAGYVAYWWPELPLWIPALICIAVLLVLNLPTVRAFGETEFWFALIKVIAIGALIVTGLVMVLTGFTGDSGSTASIANLWNDGGFFPMGPMGFVAGFQIAVFAFVGIELVGTTAAEAKDPERTLPRAVNSIPVRVLLFYVGALIVICAVTPWREVSADESPFVAMFSLAGLGIAASVVNFVVLTSATSSANSGIYSTSRMVYGLAGDGDAPAIFGKLSPRRVPANALRFSCAFLMIGVVLLYAGQSIVEAFTVVTTISSLCFMFVWTMILASYLAYRRRRPHLHAASKFKMPGGIPMVWAVLGFFAFLIWALTQESDTLQALLVTPIWFAVLGLAYLVVRRSPHHKALRDQHRDKVLAETSALG, encoded by the coding sequence ATGGCCGTGCTACAGAGCGACGGGGGTTCGGGGGACAACGAGAATCCCGCGGGGGGAACCGAGGGGCCCGGGCACCTGAGTCGCCAGCTCGCCAACCGGCACATCCAGCTGATCGCCATCGGCGGCGCCATCGGCACCGGCCTGTTCATGGGCTCGGGTAAGACGATTTCGCTGGCGGGGCCGTCGGTGATCCTCGTCTACATGATCATCGGGTTCTTCCTGTTCTTCGTCATGCGGGCGATGGGTGAGCTGCTGCTGTCGAACTCCGAATACAAGTCGTTCAGCGATTTCGCCGGTGATCTGCTGGGCCCGTGGGCCGGGTTCTTCACCGGCTGGACCTATTGGTTCTGCTGGGTTGTCACCGGTATCGCCGACGTGGTGGCGATCGCCGGCTACGTCGCGTACTGGTGGCCGGAGCTGCCGCTGTGGATTCCGGCGCTGATCTGTATCGCGGTACTGCTGGTGCTGAACCTGCCCACCGTGCGCGCGTTCGGCGAGACCGAATTCTGGTTCGCCTTGATCAAGGTGATCGCCATCGGCGCGCTCATCGTCACCGGGCTGGTGATGGTGCTGACCGGCTTCACCGGCGACAGCGGCAGCACGGCCTCGATCGCCAACCTGTGGAACGACGGCGGGTTCTTCCCGATGGGCCCGATGGGATTCGTGGCCGGGTTCCAGATCGCGGTGTTCGCCTTCGTCGGCATCGAGCTGGTCGGCACCACCGCGGCCGAGGCCAAGGATCCGGAACGGACGCTGCCGCGCGCGGTGAACTCGATTCCGGTGCGGGTGCTGCTGTTCTATGTGGGCGCGCTCATCGTCATCTGCGCGGTGACGCCGTGGCGGGAGGTTTCGGCCGACGAGAGTCCGTTCGTGGCGATGTTCAGCCTGGCCGGGCTCGGAATCGCGGCGAGCGTGGTGAACTTCGTCGTGCTCACCAGCGCCACCTCCAGCGCGAACTCGGGCATCTACTCGACCTCGCGCATGGTCTACGGCCTCGCCGGTGACGGCGACGCACCCGCCATCTTCGGCAAACTCTCCCCGCGCCGGGTGCCGGCCAACGCGCTGCGCTTCTCCTGCGCGTTCCTGATGATCGGCGTGGTGCTGCTGTACGCGGGCCAGTCGATCGTGGAGGCGTTCACCGTCGTGACCACGATCTCGTCGCTGTGCTTCATGTTCGTGTGGACGATGATCCTGGCCAGCTACCTCGCCTACCGCCGCCGTCGCCCGCATCTGCACGCCGCCTCGAAGTTCAAGATGCCCGGCGGCATCCCGATGGTCTGGGCGGTGCTGGGCTTCTTCGCGTTCCTGATCTGGGCACTCACCCAGGAGTCCGACACCTTGCAGGCCCTGCTGGTGACACCGATCTGGTTCGCGGTGCTGGGCCTGGCCTACCTGGTGGTCCGCCGCAGCCCGCACCACAAGGCCCTGCGCGACCAGCACCGCGACAAGGTCCTCGCCGAAACCTCCGCCCTGGGCTGA
- a CDS encoding alpha-ketoglutarate-dependent dioxygenase AlkB family protein: MTMSLQGSLLDGLGEPGLAPLTGVRRTPLAAGAWVDQLPGWLSGADELFEHLASSVPWRAERRPMYDRVVDVPRLLCFYDESAPLPDPLLDQAREALTEHYQAELGEPFRTAGLCFYRDGGDSVAWHGDTIGRGARHDTMVAIVSLGAPRPLLLRPKGGGESLKFHPGHGDLFVMGGSCQRTWEHAVPKTRKPVGPRISIQFRPHNVR, translated from the coding sequence ATGACCATGTCGCTGCAGGGATCGCTACTCGACGGGCTGGGCGAGCCCGGATTGGCGCCCCTCACGGGCGTGCGCCGCACGCCGCTGGCAGCGGGCGCATGGGTGGATCAGCTGCCGGGCTGGCTCAGTGGAGCCGACGAACTATTCGAACACCTGGCGTCGTCGGTGCCCTGGCGCGCCGAACGACGGCCGATGTACGACCGGGTGGTGGATGTGCCGCGACTGCTGTGCTTCTACGACGAATCCGCTCCGCTGCCGGATCCGCTGCTCGACCAGGCTCGCGAGGCACTCACCGAGCATTACCAGGCGGAGCTGGGCGAGCCGTTCCGCACCGCGGGCTTGTGCTTCTATCGCGATGGCGGCGACAGCGTCGCCTGGCATGGCGACACCATCGGCCGCGGCGCCCGCCACGACACCATGGTCGCGATCGTGTCGCTCGGCGCGCCACGGCCATTGCTGCTGCGCCCCAAGGGTGGCGGCGAGAGCCTGAAGTTCCACCCCGGCCATGGCGATTTGTTCGTCATGGGCGGATCGTGTCAACGCACTTGGGAACACGCGGTTCCGAAGACCCGCAAGCCCGTCGGCCCCCGCATCAGCATCCAGTTCCGCCCGCACAACGTGCGCTGA
- a CDS encoding HD domain-containing protein has translation MNDPGAGVLAVMPLHTISDVYGEDGLRGRFELETAELPGSERLTAALELATELHRDDRYGREPYINHLLRVAIRIASHYEVRDTDVVIAGLLHDSVEDHPAELAGPGSASAALAALADRFGARVADIVGAVTNPAPDPTRDRHEQYREHVTDSLERAPWARVVKLSDFTDNGVGILYATGPVLHKLATKYRPLTDVYRDLVLRADTPLAEHVKVHILEQLDLADQRFDAILAPR, from the coding sequence ATGAATGATCCTGGGGCGGGGGTGCTGGCGGTCATGCCGCTGCACACGATCAGCGATGTCTACGGTGAAGACGGCCTACGCGGCCGATTCGAGCTGGAAACGGCGGAATTACCAGGCTCGGAACGGCTCACGGCCGCGCTCGAGCTGGCCACCGAACTGCACCGCGACGATCGGTACGGACGCGAGCCGTACATCAATCATCTCCTGCGCGTGGCGATCCGGATCGCCAGCCATTACGAGGTCCGCGATACCGACGTGGTGATCGCCGGGCTACTGCACGATTCGGTGGAAGACCACCCCGCCGAACTGGCCGGCCCGGGGTCGGCATCGGCCGCGCTGGCCGCGCTCGCAGACCGATTCGGTGCACGCGTCGCCGATATCGTTGGGGCGGTGACCAATCCGGCGCCCGACCCCACCCGCGACCGGCACGAGCAGTACCGCGAGCACGTCACCGACTCGCTCGAGCGCGCACCGTGGGCGCGGGTGGTGAAGCTGTCGGACTTCACCGACAACGGCGTGGGCATCCTGTATGCCACCGGTCCGGTCCTGCACAAACTCGCCACCAAATACCGGCCGCTCACCGACGTCTACCGTGACCTGGTGCTGCGGGCGGATACCCCGCTGGCCGAGCACGTCAAGGTGCACATCCTCGAACAACTCGACCTGGCCGATCAACGATTCGACGCCATCCTGGCGCCGCGCTGA
- a CDS encoding TetR/AcrR family transcriptional regulator has product MSDDRPTERADAARNRRAILDATRALLAEHGAEAITMDRVAAAAGVGKGTIFHRFGNRAGLLHEMVAESALTLMNAVKEGPPPLGPGAPADERLVAFFEAMAWLVIDNLELMAVYRNEPPHPRTAEFHRFWFDHITALLREARPDLDAEVVGRLLLDSLAGQTVPDLVRSGETDRVLSAVRALMESVLRAK; this is encoded by the coding sequence ATGAGCGACGACCGTCCGACCGAACGCGCCGATGCCGCGCGCAATCGGCGCGCGATCCTCGACGCGACCCGGGCCCTGCTCGCCGAGCACGGCGCCGAGGCGATCACCATGGATCGCGTCGCCGCGGCCGCGGGCGTCGGCAAAGGGACGATCTTCCACCGGTTCGGCAACCGGGCGGGACTCTTGCACGAGATGGTCGCCGAGAGCGCGTTGACGCTGATGAACGCGGTCAAGGAGGGGCCGCCGCCGCTGGGGCCGGGTGCGCCGGCGGACGAGCGGCTGGTCGCGTTCTTCGAGGCGATGGCATGGCTGGTGATCGACAATCTCGAGCTGATGGCCGTCTACCGCAATGAGCCACCGCATCCGAGGACTGCCGAGTTCCACCGGTTCTGGTTCGACCACATCACTGCGTTGCTGCGCGAGGCCCGCCCCGACCTCGACGCCGAGGTCGTCGGGCGGTTGCTGCTGGACAGCCTGGCCGGCCAGACCGTGCCTGATCTGGTCCGGTCGGGCGAGACGGACCGAGTGTTGTCGGCGGTGCGTGCGTTGATGGAATCGGTGTTACGCGCGAAGTGA
- a CDS encoding quinone oxidoreductase family protein has product MQAIVMTDIGGPEVLVAREVPAPEPDAGEVLVRAEAVPVLYPETLLRSGTFPMTAELPAVFGFQAAGEVIEVGAGVDPNLIGRRVVVETTGAGSYAEFVRGPAESLTPIPDGVSTDEAAAAVMSGSVAIALLKAARLTGTETVLVEAGATGVGSFLVQLAGQFGAARVIATAGGPIKTARARELGAAEVVDHRADEWTDALRDRLGGASIDVVFDSIGGTSATRLLDLMTPGRGRMLSYGWLSGAPAQVSAGDLLPRGLTLVGGAGPAWLAGLAAHRADILARIHSLAPAVETTLPLEDAAKAHELVESRTPIGKIILRPGANR; this is encoded by the coding sequence ATGCAGGCAATCGTAATGACGGACATCGGCGGGCCAGAGGTACTGGTCGCGCGCGAGGTTCCTGCCCCAGAGCCGGATGCGGGCGAAGTGCTGGTGCGCGCCGAAGCGGTCCCGGTCCTCTACCCCGAAACTCTGTTGCGTTCTGGCACTTTCCCGATGACGGCCGAGCTACCAGCGGTCTTCGGGTTCCAGGCGGCGGGCGAGGTGATCGAGGTGGGCGCCGGCGTCGACCCGAACCTGATCGGGCGCCGCGTCGTCGTGGAGACCACCGGCGCGGGCTCCTACGCGGAGTTCGTGCGCGGACCCGCCGAATCCCTCACACCCATCCCGGACGGTGTATCCACCGATGAGGCCGCGGCCGCGGTGATGAGCGGTTCGGTGGCGATCGCGTTGCTGAAGGCGGCCCGGCTGACCGGCACGGAGACGGTGCTCGTGGAAGCGGGCGCGACCGGCGTGGGCAGTTTCCTGGTCCAGTTGGCCGGACAGTTCGGCGCGGCGCGCGTTATCGCCACCGCGGGTGGGCCTATCAAAACCGCTCGCGCCCGCGAACTCGGCGCCGCCGAGGTGGTCGACCACCGTGCCGACGAGTGGACCGACGCCCTGCGCGACCGGCTCGGCGGCGCGAGCATCGACGTCGTCTTCGATTCCATCGGCGGCACCTCCGCGACACGACTGCTCGACCTCATGACTCCGGGACGCGGCCGGATGCTCAGCTACGGCTGGTTGTCCGGCGCACCGGCGCAGGTGTCGGCCGGCGATCTGCTCCCCCGCGGTCTCACCCTCGTCGGTGGCGCGGGGCCGGCCTGGCTGGCGGGGTTGGCGGCACACCGAGCCGACATCCTCGCGCGAATCCACTCGCTCGCGCCGGCCGTCGAGACGACGCTGCCGCTCGAAGACGCGGCGAAGGCGCACGAGTTGGTCGAATCACGTACCCCGATCGGCAAGATCATCTTGCGCCCGGGCGCGAATCGGTAG
- a CDS encoding DUF4334 domain-containing protein yields MTENQRTVLRGRCTPEQAWAVFDDLPAAPVAAVTTGRWRGSEVDTGHPWAGVLVESGWYGKQFDSPDAVHPLLFSDQNGSVFAVDPRRAPLSLAGRFPATWLRPVRNNLRILAPALRTKKPTARLRDIEFRGVVSAAMVYDHLPIIDHFRRLDEDTLLGVMDMRGLAEPYFFLLER; encoded by the coding sequence ATGACCGAGAATCAGCGCACGGTATTGCGCGGACGCTGTACGCCGGAGCAGGCGTGGGCGGTGTTCGACGATCTGCCCGCTGCCCCGGTCGCCGCCGTGACCACCGGACGGTGGCGCGGCAGCGAGGTGGACACCGGGCATCCCTGGGCAGGTGTCCTCGTGGAATCCGGCTGGTACGGCAAACAATTCGACAGCCCCGACGCCGTGCATCCGCTGCTGTTCTCCGACCAGAACGGCTCCGTCTTCGCCGTCGATCCGCGCCGCGCCCCGCTGAGCCTGGCCGGGCGGTTCCCGGCCACCTGGTTGCGGCCGGTGCGCAACAACCTGCGGATCCTCGCTCCGGCGCTGCGCACCAAGAAGCCGACGGCGCGGTTGCGTGATATCGAGTTCCGGGGCGTGGTCAGCGCGGCCATGGTCTACGACCATCTGCCGATCATCGACCATTTCCGGCGGCTCGACGAGGACACCCTGCTCGGCGTCATGGACATGCGTGGGCTGGCAGAGCCGTACTTCTTCCTGCTCGAGCGCTGA
- a CDS encoding serpin family protein: MQTLLEPHVDAANQLTRRWCGVAADDDFVVSGAGVWPLLGLMAAAADGPARAQLEAAAGMPGSTALSAALRLMDTMGQAVDLSAALGVWVNRRLPLNDQWLGSLPPGTVDLLTDQAALDTWADRHTRGLIRKFPLLIDDFTELVLATALVARTMWLNQFRETHMTPESGPWQGSTVIALSRTTAALSDAAILDEPDPVTRVVVQGTADVDVHLLQGSGTPAQVLTTGLDALSGAIEARTQLPIGTVGPGLTVREETSLRNRHQLRLKLPPFDVRSEHDLCGPDLAALFGVTAAMTPGHHFPGISPAPLRINKGAQDVLARFTADGFEAAAVTAFSMAPGSKPPPPTEHRITVCTATFDRPFGFLAVHRPTGLAIVAGWIASRPEEYRPPAREQSAPVPGHRRLSPARPEPAPRHPHSAPPQPHPAPPRPHPAPPQPYPAPPRAPFGPAVSAPPIPAPPRPSPAPPTPRPSARPQPPAPPWPPAEDSPTTPLRRPPADPSPPNYQ; the protein is encoded by the coding sequence ATGCAGACGCTGCTCGAGCCCCACGTCGATGCCGCCAACCAGCTCACCCGGCGGTGGTGCGGGGTGGCGGCAGACGATGATTTCGTTGTCTCCGGTGCCGGTGTCTGGCCATTGCTCGGCCTGATGGCCGCGGCCGCGGACGGACCCGCGCGGGCTCAACTCGAAGCGGCGGCCGGAATGCCCGGCAGCACGGCACTTTCGGCGGCTCTGCGCCTGATGGACACCATGGGCCAGGCCGTCGATCTCTCGGCCGCGCTCGGCGTGTGGGTCAATCGCAGGCTGCCGCTGAACGACCAGTGGCTGGGCAGCCTACCGCCGGGCACGGTCGATCTGCTCACCGATCAGGCTGCCCTCGACACCTGGGCCGACCGGCATACCCGCGGTCTGATCAGGAAATTTCCACTCCTGATCGATGACTTCACCGAGCTTGTTCTGGCGACCGCGCTGGTAGCCCGCACGATGTGGCTCAATCAGTTCCGCGAGACGCACATGACCCCGGAATCGGGCCCTTGGCAGGGTTCGACCGTGATCGCGTTGTCACGCACCACAGCCGCCCTGTCGGATGCGGCGATACTGGACGAGCCCGATCCGGTTACCCGCGTCGTCGTGCAGGGCACCGCCGATGTAGACGTTCATCTGCTGCAAGGATCCGGAACTCCCGCCCAGGTGCTCACCACCGGGTTGGACGCGCTGTCCGGAGCGATCGAAGCACGTACCCAACTCCCGATCGGCACCGTCGGCCCCGGACTCACTGTGCGCGAGGAGACCTCGCTACGGAATCGGCACCAGCTCCGGCTCAAACTCCCACCCTTCGACGTCCGCTCCGAGCACGATCTCTGCGGCCCGGACCTGGCCGCCCTGTTCGGCGTGACCGCGGCGATGACACCAGGGCACCACTTCCCCGGAATCTCCCCGGCTCCTTTGCGGATCAACAAAGGCGCACAGGACGTGCTGGCTCGCTTCACCGCCGACGGATTCGAAGCCGCCGCGGTCACCGCGTTCAGCATGGCTCCCGGCAGTAAACCTCCCCCGCCCACCGAACACCGGATCACCGTCTGCACCGCGACTTTCGACCGCCCCTTCGGTTTCCTCGCCGTGCACCGCCCCACCGGCCTCGCTATCGTGGCCGGCTGGATCGCCTCCCGGCCCGAGGAGTACCGGCCTCCCGCACGTGAGCAGAGCGCTCCGGTGCCCGGCCATCGGCGTCTATCGCCTGCACGACCGGAACCGGCACCCCGCCACCCACATTCGGCTCCACCACAGCCACATCCAGCACCACCCCGGCCACATCCGGCACCGCCCCAGCCATATCCAGCACCGCCCCGGGCACCGTTCGGGCCGGCCGTGTCCGCACCGCCGATCCCGGCCCCACCACGACCGTCGCCCGCCCCGCCGACACCCCGGCCATCGGCTCGACCCCAGCCACCCGCCCCACCGTGGCCACCGGCGGAGGACTCACCGACGACCCCGCTGCGCCGCCCACCTGCCGACCCGAGTCCGCCCAATTACCAGTGA
- the soxR gene encoding redox-sensitive transcriptional activator SoxR: MGKPAPTDLLTVGEVAHRAGIATSAVRFYEDQGLITSIRTSGNQRRFRRHVLRRLSLILVAKRLGIPLTEVAEVFASLPEDRMPSKRDWQRISRRWQSHLAARRRELEALERELTGCIGCGCLSLQTCWVLNPGDSLSDEGPGPRRLPHADAASTDA, encoded by the coding sequence ATGGGGAAACCGGCACCGACCGACCTGCTGACCGTCGGCGAGGTGGCGCACCGCGCGGGAATCGCCACGTCCGCGGTCCGGTTCTACGAGGACCAAGGGCTGATCACCTCGATTCGCACCTCCGGAAATCAGCGACGCTTCCGCAGGCACGTGCTGCGCAGGCTGTCGCTGATCCTGGTCGCCAAGCGCCTCGGGATCCCGCTCACCGAGGTCGCCGAGGTCTTCGCCTCGCTGCCGGAGGACCGGATGCCGAGCAAACGCGACTGGCAACGGATCTCGAGGCGCTGGCAATCCCACCTGGCCGCGCGCCGACGCGAACTCGAAGCCCTCGAACGCGAACTCACCGGCTGCATCGGTTGCGGCTGTCTGTCGTTGCAGACCTGCTGGGTTCTCAATCCGGGCGATTCACTCAGCGATGAGGGGCCCGGTCCGCGCCGGTTGCCACATGCGGACGCGGCGAGTACTGATGCGTGA